A segment of the Lolium perenne isolate Kyuss_39 chromosome 3, Kyuss_2.0, whole genome shotgun sequence genome:
CATGGCGGCGCGGCTCTCTCCTCCGTTCCTCGCCGCGGACTCACCGGGCAGGCGGtttgggggcggcggcgcggccctgcaTCCTGGCGGCGCGATCCTCTCCTTCCTTCCTCGCCTCGGCATCGCCGGGCGGGTGGTGATGGGGGTGGatctcgtgctgctcctcctcaAGGTCTGGATCACGGCAcaaagggcggcggccctggatggcgGTGACGGCGTCAACCTGGTGGCAGGTGGCGGGCGTCAGGTGCGATGGAggtgcttggaagccggcgatggtgtcgccggtggagggttgggttggccagcccgggatggtcgccgacgtgggggtccgacctgaataaaggcggcggtcctagggcctctcttgcgtgaagaggaggacctaccggaggcctagactcgtgatctggccggagggttgagttccggaaggctccgccggcgaatgtaacagcgcTTTGCCTGGAATTTGCTGGattggaggtattcggtcgtgcgcacccatgcgtttattccgaccgtttggttctggagggagcggcgcgaagctttttttctgtgttgacatcaagtgactatggatccatgatgaaagtcggaagaagagaatttcttaaaggccggaggggaggactagctaagggaggttcaagtctctgcgctgttgaggggcttgcttggtgtcccggCTTCGCAGCAGCGGTTTGGAAGTGGGGGCGGcaacacatgtgaagcgcagagtcctacctttcagggtgaaaacccaaggtctggccttaactggttgtgcctggcagtgaccttggtggaggcattgttttgagagcggggactatcttcagggtgaaaacctaagatcattgatcgggcgacgacggtgtttgagcactgttcccttcttgaaggcgtcgttttttggagagtctgtaattcaggtgttgtcatggtggtggatgttttgctgttgttaggcccgagatactgggacttttgtttcttagttttctttttctttttttttggctgtgtgcatctgtagtgccattagggtggtgcgttgttgcagaggctgggtataattggtatcttcttgatattaatatattccctttatcgaaaaattggTGATGGGCCCTTTGAACCAGAACCGTGCATTGATCACCCAGGCGGCCAGGCTGAGCAGCAGCACGCCGCCGACTGCCACCGGCGTGTAGTTCAAGTTTTCCTGGGCTACCGGGTACGCCACAGGCAACGAGAAGAGCACGGTGAGGAAGGCCACCCAGAGGACGGCAGCCCAGCCGATAAACACCCCGTACCGCCCAAGGTGAAATGGTCCGGGGGCGAACGATTTCCGGGCCGTCGTCACCCGGAAGAAGATGGGCAGCGCGTAGGCAATGTACTGCCCGAGTGTTGAGATCGACACCATGGCCTGGAACGCCACCAAACTCCCTAGAGACTGCACATACGAAACAAAATCGCAGTAAGTTCAGCTATACGAATACATGGCATGATCTATGGCGGAAACGTTGCGCACCGTGAGAGCCATTATGAAGGCCACAACGGCGGAGAGCCAGACGACGTTGAGCGGCACCTCGTTCTTGCTCACCCGCTGCCACACATGCGAGAACGGCATCGCCCTGTCCCTCGAGAAGGCGTACCCCATCCTGTGCGTGGTACAAGATTGTGAAGTTAAACGCTAATAATTCATGCTACTCTGAAAGGCAGTGCTCATTTTGATAGACAAAGTGACAAACCTTGAGTTGCTGGCTATGCACATGGCGCCGGCGAAGAAGATGCCGACAGCGACGATCCCGACGCAGACTAGCCCTCCCACGCCGCTACCGTACCTCCTGTTGAAGGCGGTATACAGAGCCTGAGCAACGGCGTAGCCGCCGGCATCGTTGGCCGGATCCAACAAGTACGGTATGTCCGTCACGATCGATGTCAGGGACACCAAGAAGATCCACCCGAACGTGGTCGACAGAGCCACAGATGTGATGATCCCCATCGGCCCGCTCCAGTCTGCATTCTTCGTTTCTTCGATCTGCGTTTACATGCCACAAGGGTCATTGGATCTTCAGACACATCGACAAAAAATCCATGGCAGTGTAGAACGAGCAGCTAAATATATGTACCATGTGAGCAGACGTATCGTAGCCGAGCAGAGAGTACTGGCTAGTGAGGAGCCCGAGGGCCAGGATGTAAGCCTTGCCGTGGACACCCATGCCATTGTCGTCATTGAAGTGCGTGAAGATGAACTTGGTGCTCGACCTCTCCTTGGCCACCGTTGGGATCAAGATTACCAATGTAAAGAAACCTaaccatgaatttgtttcagaaaaTGACTACTCAAGGAACGATGAACTCAATTGCTGGAACGAAATCGGAAAAACACCTGCTGTGTTCCAAAAAGCACCGAGTTTGCCGAACCAGGACAGCCACCGGATAGGTAGGCTGTTGATGAGGCCGTGCAGGATGAGGAAGACGCCGTGGATGGCCAGGACGACGTACTTGGAGGCCATGTAGCCGCCGCCGTTGGCTCCACCGGTGCCGAGCAGGACGATCACCTGGACGAGCTGCGCCAGAGAGAAGTCCGTGCTCGTGGTGGTAGCCCACTAGGACAGTTAACGCAAGACACTACACTGTCAGCACCGTGTCGATTGGTTTAAGCTGTACTTGAGCAATCTGTAATTTTCAGCATACCTGCCCCACGATATTGAACCTGAAAAACGGAGCATCACACAAACTTAGCTCCCAATATTTGTTGGACGGTGGAAGTTTATACAGTGTGAGGAAACCTGGCAGGTGTTGTGCCTTTGCATTAGACAGTGAAAGTAAAACAAATAGATTGTTTGTTGTATTGCTATGtttgagaaaaaaaaaagatactCTATTTGAGGGTACGTTGGGATATGTTGTTTTCAGGAAGCTACAGAGATATTTTCGAGCAAACTGCCAACCCATGTCAAATCAGACAGTTCTCCTTTGCAAATgtgatcagaaaacttaagcatgAAAGCAGACAGCCAAGACAATGAAATCAAGGTCAAAATTCAGAACGCACCAGCCGGTGACCCATGAGGCAAGAGGCGCCCACTTatcgccggcgagcttggcgctccAGTAGTAGAGCCCGCCGGAGGTCGGGTAGGCAGAGCAGATCTCGGCCATGGAGAGCGCGACGCAGCCGTTGAACGCCGCCACCACGAGCCAACCCAGCGTCATGGACGCCGGCCCGCCGTAGCGCAGGCCCCCGTTGTACGTCGTCGTCACGCCGGCCATCACCGAGATGATGGAGAAGGAGAAGGCGAAGTTGGACATGAGGCTGCAGACCAAATTAAACAGAGCAGAGAGTGATTAACCGGATGACGGTGAGGCAGACGCTGAAGCAGAGGCGGACGTACGACAGGCCACGCTTGAGCTCCTGCTTGTAGCCGAGCTGGTGCAGCCGGGCACGGTCAGCGTCGGCGGTGTCGCCGGTGGCCACGCCCGCTTCGCCGGAGCGTGACACAGCCATCGATGATCTCTCTAGCTACCCAGTTACCTGCCTCCCCCGGCCGCCTTGGCTTTGGTGACTGTACTCTACTACTACTGCTAACTCGCCATTGAGCTTTTCTGGCCATCCACAGAAGATACAACATAGAAGCCTTTGGTGGCCAGTGAGTCAACGAGAGAGTGACTGAAAACTATCCAGGGTTTGGCCTGTTCGGGCAAGATCCCTTTCGAACGATCCGGCGATGCTGACCAAGGCGAAACAGTCTATGACTGTTCTTGTCACGTAGCGCAGCAATCTGCAAAGTATCGCCATCTACCATTGTTTTTCTAGCTCAAAAGAAGGGAGATATGACATGATAAGGTCACATGACGCAGCAATGAATGAATGAAACGGTCCATCTCTCGCGTGGGATTATTGCTGGCTGCTATATTAGCATGATGGGGAAAGGATAATAAGATACAGTAATAGGATCGTCTAAAGTCGAGTTAGTTTTTCTTCGATCACGACGAGCGTATCCTCCTATGGTCCTCGATCAGACCCGGCACTCCGGGTTCTTTTTCTACAATATTGAGGGAGATAAACATGCCTCAGATGCTGACTTACCCCTTAAATGTCTTATTCATAGAGACTTCGATTAAGAAAAATGTGGTGTTGAATCATCTATGCTCCCACCTTACTGTATCCACTTACTTGACTAACGAGACTGATTTACATGGATCTTAAATTATTAGTCAAATCAATGTACTCTGTTGTTCATGTGTAGTCAAATGTTCCAATTCAGTCTATGGATGTGTTCTTGCTGATTAATTATGCAAATAAAatctggatttgaaatttaatagaCATATCTCTTGTCAACCCTCTTATTTTTTCAAGAAAATCATTTGTTTTCCTTGGTGATACCATGCATTATATAGCACAATAGCAGCCGGAGCGCTTGTAGGACTATAGACCCTTTCTGATTTGGCAATCATAATTACCGGATAAAAAATATATATACTTCCCTCTTTCAGTAT
Coding sequences within it:
- the LOC127345701 gene encoding amino-acid permease BAT1 homolog produces the protein MAVSRSGEAGVATGDTADADRARLHQLGYKQELKRGLSLMSNFAFSFSIISVMAGVTTTYNGGLRYGGPASMTLGWLVVAAFNGCVALSMAEICSAYPTSGGLYYWSAKLAGDKWAPLASWVTGWFNIVGQWATTTSTDFSLAQLVQVIVLLGTGGANGGGYMASKYVVLAIHGVFLILHGLINSLPIRWLSWFGKLGAFWNTAGFFTLVILIPTVAKERSSTKFIFTHFNDDNGMGVHGKAYILALGLLTSQYSLLGYDTSAHMIEETKNADWSGPMGIITSVALSTTFGWIFLVSLTSIVTDIPYLLDPANDAGGYAVAQALYTAFNRRYGSGVGGLVCVGIVAVGIFFAGAMCIASNSRMGYAFSRDRAMPFSHVWQRVSKNEVPLNVVWLSAVVAFIMALTSLGSLVAFQAMVSISTLGQYIAYALPIFFRVTTARKSFAPGPFHLGRYGVFIGWAAVLWVAFLTVLFSLPVAYPVAQENLNYTPVAVGGVLLLSLAAWVINARFWFKGPITNFSIKGIY